A genome region from Akkermansiaceae bacterium includes the following:
- a CDS encoding archaeosortase/exosortase family protein — protein sequence MKRRIPVAALLLAAVPVLRWYAARMQDGGGEAAGLVPLLFASCFLFRARREIASSTMGRGSGIAVLLAYAVSFQFLPPLIRAVMFIVAVALVTGVWRKPGIVLLLILSLPLAASLDFFFGYPLRLVTSVAAENLLGLAGLDVGREGVVLLHGENVVGVDPACSGLNMLWTAGLFTGLLASAFSLGWRKIFPLGLAALAISLAANSIRASLLFFPESGLIEMPHILHPVIGLVIAALALAGLAKLARGLADREKPSAAPPSPHSPLALTIAAVCAAAAPLFSMAKPPDEISSAPPLHRFGGQPVTQVALTAAEENFYADFPGYIAVYEGDGFKLTVRHVTRATRKLHPASHCLRAEGFSIGEKTTRTDDAGGHWLTYTATRNGIPRTVRERIRRAEGGGQWAEISAWYWSAFLRPSDGPWVAETVIGAQ from the coding sequence ATGAAACGCCGGATCCCCGTCGCCGCCCTGCTGCTCGCCGCCGTCCCCGTGCTCCGCTGGTATGCGGCGAGGATGCAGGACGGCGGCGGCGAGGCGGCGGGATTGGTGCCGCTACTGTTTGCATCGTGCTTCTTGTTCCGCGCCCGCAGGGAAATCGCATCAAGCACCATGGGGCGCGGCTCCGGCATTGCGGTGCTGCTCGCCTATGCGGTGTCATTCCAGTTTTTGCCGCCGCTCATCCGGGCGGTGATGTTCATCGTCGCGGTGGCATTGGTCACGGGTGTCTGGAGGAAGCCGGGGATCGTGCTGCTGCTCATCCTTTCCCTGCCTCTCGCCGCTTCACTGGATTTTTTCTTCGGCTACCCGCTGCGGCTGGTGACCTCGGTAGCGGCGGAAAACCTGCTCGGCCTGGCCGGGCTGGATGTGGGGCGGGAGGGTGTCGTGCTGTTGCATGGTGAGAACGTGGTCGGGGTCGATCCGGCGTGCAGCGGGCTGAACATGCTGTGGACGGCGGGGCTCTTCACCGGGCTGCTTGCATCCGCCTTTTCCCTGGGCTGGAGGAAAATTTTCCCGCTCGGTCTCGCCGCCCTCGCCATTTCCCTCGCCGCAAACAGCATCCGCGCCAGCCTGCTTTTCTTCCCGGAATCCGGGCTGATCGAGATGCCGCACATCCTGCATCCTGTCATCGGCCTGGTCATCGCTGCGTTGGCGCTGGCCGGGCTTGCGAAGCTGGCGAGGGGTCTGGCGGACAGGGAAAAACCAAGCGCTGCGCCGCCATCCCCACACAGCCCGCTCGCCCTGACCATCGCCGCAGTTTGTGCCGCCGCCGCGCCTTTGTTCTCGATGGCAAAACCCCCGGATGAAATTTCCAGCGCCCCGCCGCTCCACCGGTTCGGGGGACAGCCGGTCACACAGGTTGCGCTGACTGCGGCGGAGGAAAATTTCTACGCGGACTTCCCCGGGTACATCGCGGTGTATGAGGGCGATGGCTTCAAGCTCACCGTCCGCCACGTCACCCGTGCAACCCGCAAGCTCCACCCCGCCTCCCACTGCCTGCGGGCCGAGGGATTTTCCATCGGGGAAAAAACCACCCGTACCGATGACGCGGGCGGGCACTGGCTCACCTACACCGCCACGCGCAACGGCATTCCCCGGACAGTCCGCGAGCGCATCCGCCGGGCTGAGGGCGGCGGACAGTGGGCGGAAATTTCCGCATGGTATTGGAGCGCGTTTCTCCGCCCGAGCGACGGCCCGTGGGTGGCGGAGACGGTGATTGGAGCGCAGTGA
- a CDS encoding transcriptional repressor produces MDSGIKERLDEFIRRKGLRRTVQRDQIVDVVFSKDEHFTADELFDRVRKVDGETSRATVYRTLGLLVEADLLRQIDLGESQVTYDPNFLEKPSHNHLVCIDCGNVVEFEDGNVDIQTDCVTRRLGFRPVRQSIKIEASCEQLRLKGRCPNLIATRLSGKRLRRKR; encoded by the coding sequence ATGGACAGCGGGATCAAGGAACGGCTCGATGAATTCATCCGGCGCAAAGGCCTGCGCCGCACCGTGCAGCGTGACCAGATCGTCGATGTGGTTTTCTCCAAGGACGAGCATTTCACAGCCGACGAGCTCTTCGACCGCGTCCGCAAGGTCGATGGCGAGACGTCCCGCGCCACCGTCTATCGCACGCTCGGCCTGCTGGTGGAGGCGGATCTGCTGCGCCAGATCGATCTCGGCGAGAGCCAGGTGACCTACGATCCGAATTTCCTGGAGAAACCTTCGCACAACCACCTGGTCTGCATCGACTGCGGGAATGTCGTGGAGTTCGAGGATGGCAACGTGGACATCCAGACGGATTGCGTGACGCGGCGGCTCGGTTTCAGGCCTGTCAGGCAATCGATCAAGATCGAGGCGAGCTGCGAGCAGCTGCGGCTCAAGGGGCGCTGCCCGAACCTGATCGCGACGCGCCTCTCCGGGAAACGCCTGCGCCGCAAACGATGA
- a CDS encoding A/G-specific adenine glycosylase, whose protein sequence is MIKPRFEASPLVATGDFRKALGKWFSTDGKDYPWRRTRDPYSILVSEMMLQQTRVATVLGKGYYTRFLAEFPDVASLAAADDTRLLKAWEGLGYYRRARMLRSAAAGLLEIHGGVFPSEEKALLALPGIGPYTAAALLSFSFGKPSALVDGNVSRVLARLMDDAETIESSAAVNRHREWALALCDPQNPRIHHYAMMELGQTVCRPGVPLCEMCPVSRFCKTREPEKLPEKKKAPAITEITEHAIWSRDSQGRILLHRETGKRRNGLWKLPLRNADFCAPLALIYEASYPITRYRVLLKVHAAHRPGVEQGEEWIDPLRLESLPLAAPFRKALGRISADF, encoded by the coding sequence ATGATCAAGCCGCGCTTCGAGGCATCGCCGCTGGTGGCCACGGGGGATTTCCGCAAAGCCCTCGGTAAATGGTTTTCCACGGACGGTAAGGATTACCCATGGCGGCGGACGCGCGATCCTTACTCGATCCTGGTTTCCGAAATGATGCTCCAGCAGACCCGTGTGGCGACGGTGCTGGGAAAGGGTTATTACACGCGTTTCCTCGCGGAGTTTCCGGATGTCGCATCGCTCGCCGCTGCGGATGACACCCGCCTGCTGAAAGCATGGGAAGGCCTGGGCTACTACCGCCGGGCACGGATGCTGCGGAGTGCGGCGGCGGGGCTTCTGGAAATCCACGGCGGTGTTTTCCCATCGGAGGAAAAAGCACTCCTCGCCCTCCCCGGCATAGGCCCCTACACGGCGGCGGCACTGCTTTCGTTTTCCTTCGGGAAACCCTCCGCGCTGGTCGATGGCAATGTCTCCCGCGTCCTTGCCCGGTTGATGGACGACGCGGAGACCATCGAATCCTCGGCCGCCGTCAACAGGCACCGCGAATGGGCGCTCGCCCTCTGCGATCCGCAAAACCCCCGCATCCACCACTACGCCATGATGGAGCTGGGCCAGACAGTCTGCCGCCCCGGCGTTCCGCTTTGTGAAATGTGCCCGGTGTCCCGTTTCTGCAAAACCCGCGAGCCGGAGAAACTGCCGGAGAAAAAGAAAGCCCCGGCCATCACGGAAATCACCGAACATGCGATCTGGAGCCGCGACTCCCAAGGCCGCATCCTGCTCCACCGCGAAACCGGAAAACGCCGCAACGGGCTGTGGAAACTCCCGCTGAGGAACGCGGATTTCTGCGCACCGCTGGCACTCATTTACGAGGCCAGCTACCCGATCACCCGCTACAGGGTTTTGCTCAAGGTGCATGCAGCTCATCGTCCCGGAGTGGAACAGGGCGAAGAGTGGATCGACCCGCTGCGGCTGGAGTCCCTGCCCCTTGCCGCGCCGTTCCGCAAGGCGCTCGGGCGGATCTCGGCGGATTTTTGA
- a CDS encoding serine protease yields the protein MVRLFLKTGAALTGFLMLACSPVPPPQSANPAIPGETARQIVRERLSAVVVTSKDGLGSWVDRKFSSSEAPKDADGGSAAPITADGYFLTADHVLARSDGKNVFIIYGSGGRITTSKARIVWRSGSDDLALLHIPRKTPYFYQWTPADKWLTPGHGIIHGGMATGFRTSPGRLRTALSPEGAFTGNRPFKIDIPLQPGDSGGPVVDAFGNLVGINSAVEFIIPLETAIFIDSEGNRPNTRKLAAIIGKDRGTR from the coding sequence ATGGTCAGACTTTTCCTGAAAACGGGCGCAGCCCTCACCGGCTTTCTCATGCTGGCATGTTCACCGGTGCCGCCGCCCCAATCCGCGAATCCGGCCATCCCCGGCGAGACCGCGAGGCAAATCGTGCGCGAAAGGCTCTCGGCAGTCGTCGTCACATCGAAGGACGGGCTGGGCAGCTGGGTGGACAGGAAATTCTCCAGCTCCGAGGCTCCGAAGGATGCCGACGGAGGCTCCGCCGCCCCGATCACGGCAGACGGATATTTCCTCACCGCAGACCACGTGCTGGCGCGCTCCGATGGGAAAAACGTATTCATCATCTATGGCAGCGGCGGGAGGATCACCACCTCCAAGGCGCGCATCGTCTGGCGCTCGGGGTCGGACGATCTCGCGCTGCTCCACATCCCGCGCAAGACACCCTATTTCTACCAGTGGACGCCCGCCGACAAGTGGCTCACTCCCGGCCACGGCATCATCCACGGCGGCATGGCCACGGGCTTCCGCACCTCTCCCGGCCGCCTTCGCACCGCCCTCTCGCCGGAAGGCGCGTTCACCGGCAACAGGCCCTTCAAGATCGACATCCCACTCCAGCCCGGCGACAGCGGCGGCCCGGTCGTTGATGCGTTCGGAAACCTCGTCGGCATCAACTCCGCCGTGGAATTCATCATCCCGCTGGAGACCGCGATTTTCATCGACTCGGAGGGAAACCGCCCGAACACCAGGAAGCTCGCAGCCATCATCGGGAAAGACCGGGGCACACGCTGA
- a CDS encoding SprT-like domain-containing protein: MAKPFSQLEFRFPAWLRPAKPSRKSKRQPSAASGCDPGMTAWCQETAASLGLPELARKVRVSWNPRMRTTAGRAWWPDRSIEMNPKLREIADAQVWRTLKHEFAHLIAYERCGRRRIDPHGAEWRAACAELGIPDETTYHNLPLKGRKITRNHFYSCPSCMAVIGRVRPFRRAVACYSCCRKFSGGLYDNRFRLTKTIG, encoded by the coding sequence ATGGCGAAACCTTTCTCACAGCTGGAATTCCGCTTCCCCGCATGGTTGCGGCCCGCCAAGCCGTCCCGGAAAAGCAAGCGCCAGCCAAGCGCCGCATCGGGCTGCGACCCGGGCATGACCGCATGGTGCCAGGAAACCGCCGCTTCCCTCGGGCTCCCGGAGCTCGCCCGCAAGGTGCGCGTCTCATGGAATCCCCGGATGCGCACCACCGCGGGCCGCGCCTGGTGGCCAGACCGCAGCATCGAGATGAACCCCAAGCTGCGCGAGATCGCCGATGCCCAGGTCTGGAGGACGCTCAAGCATGAGTTCGCCCACCTCATCGCCTACGAGCGCTGCGGGCGGCGGCGCATCGATCCGCACGGCGCGGAGTGGCGGGCGGCCTGTGCGGAGCTGGGCATCCCGGATGAAACGACCTACCACAACCTCCCGCTCAAAGGCCGCAAGATCACGCGCAACCATTTCTACTCCTGCCCATCCTGTATGGCCGTGATCGGCAGGGTGCGGCCTTTCCGCCGTGCCGTAGCCTGCTACTCCTGCTGCCGGAAATTCAGCGGCGGCCTCTACGACAACCGTTTCCGGCTCACCAAGACGATTGGCTGA
- a CDS encoding zinc metallopeptidase yields the protein MTTSYLFQNTALIYGFSPTIIIIFVATAIASWLVSSTLKRRFNEYSQIPIRFTGAQIAETMLRENGINDVRVISTPGKLTDHYDPTTKTVNLSEAVYGMNNIAAAAVAAHECGHAVQHAKAYAWLTMRSKMVPAVQFASNAMNMLLLASIFASAMFASPAFLYGWVALFAVTTLFSVVTLPVEFDASKRALAWLEGSGVSSSMDHEKSKNALFWAAMTYVVAALGSIAMLIYYASMLLGRRD from the coding sequence ATGACCACCTCATACCTCTTCCAGAACACCGCCCTGATCTACGGCTTTTCGCCGACGATCATCATCATCTTCGTGGCCACCGCCATCGCCAGCTGGCTCGTGAGCAGCACGCTGAAGCGCCGCTTCAACGAGTATTCGCAGATCCCCATCCGCTTCACCGGCGCGCAAATCGCCGAAACCATGCTGCGCGAAAACGGCATCAACGATGTCCGCGTCATCAGCACCCCGGGCAAACTCACCGACCACTACGATCCCACCACCAAAACGGTGAACCTCAGCGAGGCGGTGTATGGGATGAACAACATCGCCGCCGCCGCTGTCGCCGCCCACGAGTGCGGCCACGCCGTCCAACACGCGAAGGCATATGCATGGCTCACGATGCGTTCGAAAATGGTGCCCGCCGTCCAGTTCGCAAGCAACGCCATGAACATGCTCCTGCTCGCCAGCATCTTCGCATCCGCGATGTTCGCCTCGCCCGCTTTCCTCTACGGCTGGGTCGCGCTGTTCGCCGTCACCACCCTGTTTTCCGTGGTCACGCTGCCCGTCGAGTTCGATGCCAGCAAACGCGCCCTCGCCTGGCTCGAAGGCTCCGGCGTCTCCTCGTCCATGGATCACGAGAAATCGAAAAACGCCCTTTTCTGGGCTGCCATGACATACGTGGTCGCAGCGCTCGGCTCCATCGCCATGCTCATCTACTACGCTTCGATGCTGCTCGGGCGCAGGGACTGA
- a CDS encoding thioredoxin family protein has translation MAEVTSTFELRYGDNAPGFELPDAWKKTHAIRDVAGKNGTIVVFACNHCPFVIHLAEKLGELAKELSEKGVGTVAINSNDLEKYPQDGPEAMKDFARESGWGFPYLLDRSQDIAKQYGAACTPDFFLFDAEGRLMYAGQFDESRPGRGTATGDDLRAAVAKMLDGEVPKKGIPSSGCNIKWKPGNEPRYFG, from the coding sequence ATGGCTGAAGTGACATCGACATTCGAGTTGAGGTATGGGGACAACGCGCCGGGCTTTGAGCTTCCGGATGCTTGGAAAAAAACCCACGCCATCAGGGATGTGGCGGGCAAGAACGGGACGATCGTGGTTTTCGCCTGCAACCACTGCCCCTTCGTGATTCATCTGGCCGAAAAGCTCGGCGAGCTTGCGAAAGAGCTTTCCGAAAAAGGGGTGGGCACGGTCGCGATCAATTCGAACGATCTGGAAAAATACCCGCAGGACGGACCGGAGGCGATGAAGGATTTCGCGAGGGAGAGCGGCTGGGGTTTCCCTTATCTGCTGGATCGTTCCCAGGACATCGCCAAGCAGTACGGCGCGGCCTGCACCCCTGATTTCTTCCTGTTCGATGCGGAGGGCAGGCTGATGTATGCTGGTCAGTTCGATGAAAGCAGGCCGGGGCGCGGCACCGCGACCGGCGACGATCTCCGCGCAGCGGTTGCCAAGATGCTGGACGGCGAGGTGCCGAAGAAAGGCATCCCGAGCAGCGGCTGCAACATCAAGTGGAAGCCGGGTAACGAGCCGCGATACTTCGGCTAG
- the moeB gene encoding molybdopterin-synthase adenylyltransferase MoeB — MIPGIGEAGQLRLKNSSVLLIGTGGLGSPAALYLAAAGVGRLGLVDPDTVDLSNLQRQLLHSDSTIGKPKLDSAAARLRDTNPHITIDLHPVRFAPENAIPIAENYDIILDGSDNFPTRFLANDTAFFLKKPLVYGAIHRFDGQMTVFAPHLGGPCYRCMLPEIPAPGAVPSCNEAGVLGVLPGIIGSLQAMEAIKLILGTGEPPLGKILIYDALRTSFRSLKLPHDPACRLCGENPTITSVSNAETTADPSCQTTDPNMQTITAAELKARLDSGDLNALLIDVREQEEWDVVHIPQAKLVPLQTIPTYAPNLPKDTQIIIHCKAGMRSAKACEYLTSLGFENVVNVTGGMDAFQKL; from the coding sequence ATGATCCCCGGGATCGGCGAGGCAGGGCAGTTGCGGCTGAAAAACTCATCCGTACTCCTCATCGGCACCGGCGGGCTCGGCTCACCCGCCGCCCTATACCTCGCCGCCGCAGGCGTTGGCCGCCTCGGGTTGGTGGATCCCGACACCGTCGATCTCTCCAACCTCCAGCGCCAGCTCCTACATTCCGACTCCACCATCGGGAAGCCCAAACTCGATTCCGCCGCCGCCCGCCTCCGCGATACAAATCCCCACATCACCATCGATCTCCACCCCGTCCGCTTCGCACCGGAGAACGCCATCCCCATCGCGGAAAACTACGACATCATCCTCGACGGCTCCGACAACTTCCCCACCCGATTCCTCGCCAACGACACCGCATTTTTCCTCAAAAAGCCCCTCGTGTATGGCGCCATCCACCGCTTCGACGGCCAGATGACCGTCTTCGCCCCCCACCTTGGAGGCCCGTGCTACCGCTGCATGCTTCCGGAAATCCCGGCGCCCGGCGCCGTCCCCTCCTGCAACGAGGCAGGAGTCCTCGGCGTCCTGCCCGGCATCATCGGCTCCCTCCAGGCTATGGAGGCCATCAAGCTCATCCTCGGCACCGGCGAGCCGCCGCTCGGGAAAATCCTCATTTACGATGCTCTCCGCACTTCCTTCCGCTCCCTGAAACTGCCCCACGATCCCGCTTGCCGCCTCTGCGGGGAAAATCCCACCATCACTTCCGTCAGCAATGCTGAAACCACGGCAGATCCTTCCTGCCAAACCACCGATCCCAACATGCAAACCATCACCGCCGCCGAACTCAAAGCCCGCCTCGACTCCGGCGACCTCAACGCCCTCCTCATCGACGTCCGCGAACAAGAGGAATGGGACGTCGTGCACATCCCGCAGGCAAAGCTCGTCCCTCTCCAGACCATCCCCACCTACGCGCCCAACCTCCCCAAGGACACCCAGATCATCATCCACTGCAAGGCCGGCATGCGCTCCGCCAAAGCCTGCGAATACCTCACCTCCCTAGGCTTCGAAAACGTGGTCAACGTCACTGGCGGCATGGACGCGTTCCAGAAACTCTGA
- a CDS encoding ABC-F family ATP-binding cassette domain-containing protein encodes MSTLLSANEIRLAYSYQNLLDGVTLAVAAGEKVGLVGRNGCGKTSLLKILTGESQPDSGDISLRRGIRTGYLPQEFELDPELSVHENIALGAADIVEAIRRYENGDGTETELHDFLEFIDHTDGWNLDARILSLSNALGTPPLESPTSPLSGGEKRRVALCRALACQPDLLLLDEPTNHLDAESIRWLEDVLKNFAGAVIFVTHDRYFLDVIATRIIEIDNGKAYSHPGNYTAFLESKAIRQQIAEQSEAKRQKFLKSELEWVRAGVKARGTKQQSRLDAYYEVEGQEAPPEEREMDLLLPPAADLGNVVIELEQAGVNVGTEKHPRWLFRHLDLSIRPGTCTGIVGKNGVGKTTLLKLCLDQLQPTEGTAVLGKRVKINYIDQTRMQLDGTGSLLDEISDGNEKVQFGNEMLGARAYLRRFLFNNERINERVDLLSGGERARLMLAKVLKTGGNLIVLDEPTNDLDLPSLRMLEEALSAFGGSILVVSHDRYFLDRICDQIIAFEDGGIHVTPGNYSYYLEKRQQREAALKNEAKAYKALKPTAQKPTEKPRKLSQKERAELDTIEDKIFAAEDEVTTIEHRMNDPKFQLEHYEKIPAEMEKLESARAATAALYARWEELQAIADAE; translated from the coding sequence ATGTCCACTCTCCTCTCCGCGAACGAAATCCGCCTCGCCTATTCCTACCAGAATCTGCTCGACGGCGTCACGCTGGCGGTCGCAGCCGGTGAAAAGGTCGGCCTTGTCGGGCGCAACGGCTGCGGCAAAACCTCACTCCTGAAAATCCTCACCGGTGAATCGCAGCCGGATTCCGGGGACATTTCCCTCCGCCGCGGCATCCGCACGGGCTACCTCCCTCAGGAGTTCGAGCTCGATCCCGAGCTCTCCGTCCACGAAAATATCGCCCTCGGTGCCGCTGACATTGTCGAGGCGATCCGCCGCTACGAGAACGGCGACGGCACGGAAACCGAACTCCACGATTTCCTCGAATTCATCGACCACACCGATGGCTGGAACCTCGACGCCCGCATCCTTTCCCTCTCCAACGCCCTCGGCACACCTCCCCTCGAATCCCCCACCAGCCCGCTCTCCGGAGGGGAAAAACGCCGCGTCGCGCTATGCCGCGCCCTTGCCTGCCAGCCGGATCTTCTTCTGCTCGACGAGCCGACGAACCACCTCGACGCCGAATCGATCCGCTGGCTGGAGGACGTCCTGAAAAACTTCGCCGGAGCCGTCATTTTCGTCACCCACGACCGTTACTTCCTCGACGTCATCGCCACCCGCATCATCGAGATCGATAACGGCAAAGCCTACTCCCACCCCGGCAACTACACCGCCTTCCTCGAATCCAAAGCCATACGCCAACAGATCGCCGAGCAATCCGAGGCAAAGCGCCAGAAATTCCTGAAATCCGAGCTCGAATGGGTGCGCGCCGGAGTCAAGGCACGCGGCACCAAACAACAAAGCCGCCTCGACGCCTATTACGAAGTCGAAGGCCAGGAAGCCCCGCCCGAAGAGCGGGAGATGGATCTCCTCCTCCCGCCCGCCGCGGATCTCGGGAACGTCGTCATCGAGCTGGAGCAAGCGGGCGTGAACGTCGGCACGGAAAAGCACCCCCGCTGGCTCTTCCGCCACCTCGATCTCTCCATCCGCCCCGGCACCTGCACCGGCATTGTCGGGAAAAACGGGGTCGGCAAGACCACTTTGCTGAAGCTCTGCCTCGACCAGCTCCAGCCCACCGAAGGCACCGCCGTCCTCGGGAAACGCGTCAAGATCAACTACATCGACCAGACCCGCATGCAGCTCGACGGCACCGGCTCCCTGTTAGATGAAATTTCCGACGGCAACGAGAAAGTCCAGTTCGGCAACGAGATGCTCGGTGCCCGCGCTTATCTCCGCCGCTTCCTCTTCAACAACGAGCGCATCAACGAGCGCGTCGATCTCCTCTCCGGCGGCGAACGCGCCCGCCTCATGCTCGCAAAAGTCCTCAAAACCGGCGGCAACCTCATCGTGCTCGACGAGCCGACCAACGACCTCGACCTCCCCTCGCTGCGCATGTTGGAAGAGGCTCTCTCGGCCTTCGGAGGCAGCATCCTGGTCGTCTCCCACGATCGCTATTTCCTCGACCGCATCTGCGACCAGATCATCGCCTTCGAGGACGGCGGCATCCACGTCACCCCCGGAAACTATTCCTACTACCTGGAAAAGCGCCAGCAACGCGAAGCCGCCCTTAAGAACGAGGCGAAGGCCTACAAAGCCCTAAAGCCAACCGCGCAGAAGCCCACGGAAAAGCCCCGCAAGCTTTCCCAGAAGGAACGCGCCGAACTCGATACCATCGAGGACAAAATCTTCGCCGCCGAGGACGAGGTCACCACCATCGAGCACCGCATGAACGACCCCAAGTTCCAGCTCGAGCATTACGAAAAAATCCCCGCCGAAATGGAAAAACTCGAGTCCGCCCGCGCCGCCACCGCCGCCCTCTACGCGCGCTGGGAAGAACTCCAGGCCATCGCCGATGCGGAATGA
- a CDS encoding UPF0175 family protein, which translates to MTITLPDDPALQDFTEADIRLDLACALFAAGRISRPIAARMAGMDLHDMDRELQRRRISGFTEETLDEDMAALKTLFPR; encoded by the coding sequence ATGACCATCACCCTGCCAGATGATCCCGCGTTGCAGGATTTCACCGAGGCGGACATTCGCCTTGACCTGGCTTGCGCACTTTTCGCAGCGGGTCGCATCTCCCGCCCCATTGCCGCCCGCATGGCTGGTATGGACTTGCACGACATGGACCGTGAATTGCAGCGCCGCAGGATATCCGGATTCACTGAGGAAACACTCGATGAGGATATGGCCGCACTGAAAACCCTTTTCCCCCGGTGA
- a CDS encoding DUF3368 domain-containing protein, with translation MIVVTDTSVILNLCLIQRAELLPQLFGKIICPPSVRAEFERLAKYDPRFAGLFFPEFIEVKPVGKIQPELGANHRIHPGEIEAISLALESNAQALLIDERAGRQAAAALGLQCIGILGILLQAKSKRLIESVSPLIAQLESQGQFWMAPGLVKRILELAGET, from the coding sequence GTGATCGTCGTCACCGACACCTCGGTGATTCTGAACCTATGCCTTATACAACGGGCGGAGCTGCTACCTCAGCTTTTCGGAAAAATCATCTGCCCACCTTCGGTGCGCGCGGAGTTTGAAAGGCTTGCGAAGTACGACCCAAGGTTTGCGGGACTTTTCTTTCCCGAATTCATCGAAGTGAAACCAGTGGGAAAGATACAGCCCGAACTGGGTGCAAACCACAGGATTCACCCAGGAGAGATTGAAGCGATTTCCCTAGCACTCGAATCGAACGCGCAGGCTCTACTCATCGACGAACGCGCGGGGCGCCAAGCCGCAGCGGCCTTGGGACTGCAATGCATCGGAATCCTTGGCATTCTGCTCCAAGCCAAATCCAAGCGGCTCATCGAATCAGTCTCCCCGCTCATCGCGCAACTGGAATCACAGGGCCAATTCTGGATGGCTCCCGGATTGGTAAAAAGGATTCTGGAACTCGCAGGCGAAACCTGA
- the miaB gene encoding tRNA (N6-isopentenyl adenosine(37)-C2)-methylthiotransferase MiaB, translating into MPKVYLKTYGCQMNERDTEQVARMFTEGGYTLTQTEKDADAVLINTCSVRDQAEQKALGKMGIMGAQRRKRAHVVYGFMGCMAQSRGQELFERIPHLDVVVGTQKYHKVFEYVDGILKRRMEARMDDPALSLTGTSVCDIAEEADSQNTIRDHLPKARNASAFVSIMQGCNMRCSFCIVPDTRGKERGRPIADIVKEVGFLAGQGVKEVTLLGQIVNLYGRTEFEKVDGKSPFVQLLEAVHEVDGIQRIRFTSPHPIGYRDDLVAAFTYLPKLMSHIHFPMQSGSDRILKLMRRPYKNAKFVEICEKMRAARPDIAITTDIIVGFPGETEEDFQATVDTVERLQFDNAFVFRYSKRKDTPAAEMEGQIDEAVKEVRNQRLLETVDRLAKEKNAAIVGTVQQVLCEGPSKHNPSTLSGRTPQNKIVIFEGDADRLTGEILDIQVEESTGFTTYGTPLLVGV; encoded by the coding sequence ATGCCGAAAGTTTACCTCAAGACCTACGGTTGCCAGATGAACGAGCGCGACACCGAGCAGGTGGCGCGGATGTTCACCGAGGGCGGCTACACCCTGACGCAGACCGAAAAGGATGCGGATGCGGTGCTGATCAACACTTGCTCGGTGCGCGATCAGGCGGAGCAGAAGGCGCTCGGGAAAATGGGCATCATGGGAGCGCAGCGTAGGAAGCGCGCGCACGTCGTCTATGGCTTCATGGGCTGCATGGCGCAATCGCGCGGACAGGAGCTTTTCGAGCGCATCCCGCACCTTGATGTGGTGGTCGGCACCCAGAAGTATCACAAGGTCTTCGAGTATGTGGACGGCATCCTGAAGCGCCGCATGGAGGCAAGGATGGACGATCCGGCGCTTTCCCTCACCGGGACTTCCGTTTGCGACATCGCGGAGGAAGCCGATTCCCAGAACACAATCCGGGACCATCTTCCCAAGGCGCGCAACGCGTCCGCCTTCGTCTCCATCATGCAGGGCTGCAACATGCGCTGCTCGTTCTGCATCGTCCCGGACACGCGCGGCAAGGAGCGCGGCAGGCCGATTGCGGACATCGTGAAGGAAGTGGGATTCCTCGCCGGGCAGGGTGTGAAGGAGGTTACCCTGTTAGGCCAGATCGTGAACCTCTACGGGCGCACGGAATTTGAAAAGGTGGATGGGAAATCACCTTTCGTGCAGCTTCTGGAGGCGGTGCACGAGGTGGATGGCATCCAGCGCATCCGCTTCACCTCGCCGCATCCCATCGGCTACCGGGACGATCTCGTCGCCGCGTTCACCTATCTGCCGAAGCTGATGTCCCACATCCATTTCCCGATGCAGAGCGGATCGGATCGGATTTTGAAACTGATGCGGCGGCCGTACAAGAACGCGAAGTTCGTCGAGATCTGTGAGAAGATGCGCGCGGCCAGGCCGGACATCGCAATCACCACCGACATCATCGTAGGCTTTCCGGGTGAAACGGAAGAGGATTTCCAAGCCACGGTGGATACGGTGGAGCGCCTGCAGTTCGACAACGCCTTCGTGTTCCGCTACTCGAAACGCAAGGACACCCCGGCGGCGGAGATGGAAGGCCAGATCGATGAGGCCGTGAAGGAAGTGCGCAACCAGCGCCTGCTCGAAACCGTGGATCGCCTTGCCAAGGAAAAGAACGCGGCCATCGTCGGCACCGTCCAGCAGGTTCTCTGCGAGGGACCGTCGAAGCACAACCCCTCCACCCTCAGCGGACGCACGCCGCAGAACAAGATCGTGATCTTCGAAGGTGATGCCGACCGCCTGACCGGCGAGATCCTGGATATCCAGGTGGAGGAATCCACCGGATTCACGACCTACGGGACGCCGCTCTTGGTCGGGGTGTGA